A DNA window from Pogona vitticeps strain Pit_001003342236 chromosome 2, PviZW2.1, whole genome shotgun sequence contains the following coding sequences:
- the ZXDC gene encoding zinc finger protein ZXDC, whose product METQGLPAAVEAAQPVPGTQQHGGGRSPVVDGAVSASGPARRPPQPRDSAADGTTPAGAWGLDMTFPVLLLLEGKKPPEPPPPQPLPPPPLPSPPQRSRRRQQQQQQQQPVLPPPPGPAASRASGSTAFALQPATGGAGQPPPPSDSDALLVVLNLVRGGASGSPSQEPPPPPLPPPEQQPEEEEEEEEEEGDDEGKAAGEGSGQAPAAGGASAEGGSGRRQAPGSSGEGSSSFSGTLTINNQSLLVRFENGLLSLGSPAPPPAGPLRPQQPRPPPGAPGEEAPTVSPGGPSRTPAPHPCPEPRCVEAFSRKQLLRLHRLSAHGGSPAASGPEGSGGGSEAAAGAAGLGPGRGAAAVAAAPRPFCCPVPGCAWAFATAYKLRRHLHSHEKLRPFACSVPGCAKRFTTIYNLRAHGRAHEQEASHKCEVCGQRFPSAARLGAHQRRSHLEPDRPYRCEYPGCERTFITVSALFSHNRVHFREQELFSCSFPGCNKQYDKACRLKIHMRSHTGERPFICDFEGCGWSFTSMSKLLRHKRKHEDDRRFTCPVEGCGKSFTRAEHLKGHSITHLGTKPFECPVEGCSAKFSARSSLYIHSKKHLQDVDSLKTRCPISSCNKSFTSKHSMKTHMVKQHNFSTDLLNQMETFGSLTPSNELASSGQSDLSNVDLVSLFSSVSGNTSGISTDMALINSGILTIDVASVGSTLGGNISVGNNSLSQTVDPLILVASSDIPHNLDSSLLLGTTATVLQQSTLNLDDVQTVNAEALGSLASLSTRTSSQDLHGLTSSNNLSVDTATLTPSNNLGGNNASELLAPSKAEQTLLPSLDVVGQQEGSKVVTQFVFSNSPGSYSAQKETDLSTVTGSSFLESSGSARTDYRAIQLAKKRKQKGNGSDLGTPDCGGRKGKGDKVNSSSHGNRLCHNVLPNGSLTMRDSSATQFVQIQLLQDDSPGEGDLPFQLSSQSSSSHSQLTVDLPVHILQEPQNSAEEDASSDNSQFTGSTINLQDLE is encoded by the exons ATGGAAACGCAGGGGCTGCCTGCCGCCGTGGAGGCGGCCCAGCCTGTGCCGGGCACCCAACAACATGGCGGCGGGAGGAGCCCCGTCGTGGACGGAGCGGTTTCCGCCTCAGGGCCTGCCCGCCGACCTCCTCAGCCTCGCGACTCCGCGGCGGACGGAACAACCCCCGCGGGAGCCTGGGGCCTGGACATGACATTCCCGGTGTTGCTCTTGCTGGAGGGGAAGAAGCCGCCGGAGCCTCCTCCGCCAcaaccgctgccgccgccgccgctcccttCCCCGCCCCAGCGGtcgaggcggcggcagcagcagcagcagcaacaacaaccggtcttgccgccgccgccgggacCCGCCGCAAGCCGCGCTTCCGGCTCCACCGCCTTCGCCCTGCAGCCGGCAACCGGAGGAGCCGGCCAGCCGCCTCCGCCCTCGGACAGCGACGCGCTGCTGGTGGTGCTCAACTTGGTGCGCGGCGGAGCCTCCGGGAGCCCCTCGCAAgagcccccgccgccgccgctgccgccgcccgaGCAgcagccggaggaggaggaggaggaggaggaggaggagggagacgaCGAGGGAAAAGCGGCCGGCGAGGGCAGCGGCCAGGCCCCAGCTGCAGGAGGGGCCTCAGCCGAAGGAGGGAGTGGGAGGCGGCAGGCGCCCGGCAGCAGCGGCGAGGGCAGCTCGTCTTTCTCCGGCACGCTGACCATCAACAACCAGAGCCTGCTGGTGCGTTTCGAGAACGGGCTCCTCAGCCTCGGCAGCCCCGCGCCGCCGCCAGCGGGCCCTCTTCGGCCCCAGCAGCCGCGACCGCCGCCCGGAGCTCCCGGCGAGGAGGCCCCGACCGTCTCGCCGGGCGGCCCCTCACGGACTCCGGCCCCGCACCCTTGCCCGGAGCCCCGCTGCGTCGAGGCCTTCTCTCGCAAGCAGCTCCTGCGGCTGCACCGGTTGTCGGCGCATGGCGGGAGCCCCGCGGCCTCGGGGCCGGAGGGGAGCGGCGGAGGCTCCGAGGCGGCAGCGGGCGCGGCGGGGTTGGGTCCCGGccggggggcggcggcggtggcggcggcgccGCGTCCCTTCTGCTGCCCGGTGCCGGGCTGCGCCTGGGCCTTCGCCACGGCCTACAAGCTGCGGCGCCACCTGCACTCGCACGAGAAGCTGCGGCCCTTCGCCTGCTCGGTGCCCGGCTGCGCCAAGCGCTTCACCACCATCTACAACCTCCGGGCTCACGGCCGGGCCCACGAGCAGGAGGCGAGCCACAAGTGCGAGGTTTGCGGGCAGCGTTTCCCCAGCGCCGCCCGCCTGGGCGCTCATCAGCGGCGGAGCCACCTGGAGCCTGACCGGCCCTACCGGTGCGAGTATCCAG GATGTGAGAGGACCTTCATAACAGTGAGTGCTTTATTTTCTCATAATCGAGTCCACTTCAGGGAACAGGAACTGTTCTCCTGCTCCTTTCCAGGCTGTAACAAGCAATATGACAAAGCTTGCCGACTGAAAATCCACATGAGAAGTCACACAG GTGAGAGACCTTTTATCTGTGACTTTGAAGGTTGTGGCTGGTCCTTCACTAGCATGTCTAAGCTATTAAGACACAAGAG GAAACATGAGGATGACAGGAGATTTACATGTCCTGTGGAAGGTTGTGGAAAATCTTTCACAAGAGCAGAACACCTGAAAGGCCACAGTATAACTCATCTTGGCACAAAACCATTTGAATGTCCAGTTGAAG gatGTTCTGCAAAATTCTCAGCACGTAGTAGTCTCTATATTCACTCCAAAAAACACCTTCAGGATGTGGACTCATTGAAGACTCGTTGTCCTATTTCAAGTTGTAATAAATCGTTCACTTCCAAACATAGTATGAAAACTCATATGGTCAAGCAACACAACTTTAGTACAG atctCTTAAATCAGATGGAGACGTTTGGTTCCCTCACACCTAGCAATGAACTTGCCAGTTCAGGACAAAGTGACCTCAGCaatgtagaccttgtgtcccttTTCTCTAGTGTATCCGGGAACACCTCAGGAATTTCAACTGATATGGCTCTGATAAACTCTGGAATTCTAACCATAGATGTTGCTTCTGTGGGCTCCACACTTGGAGGCAATATTTCTGTTGGTAATAACTCTCTTAGCCAGACAGTTGATCCACTGATTTTAGTGGCTAGCAGTGATATTCCACACAACCTGGACAGCTCTCTtcttttgggaaccactgccactGTTCTACAGCAAAGCACTTTAAATCTGGATGATGTACAGACTGTAAATGCTGAAGCTTTGGGTTCATTAGCATCTTTGTCTACAAGGACCTCCAGTCAAGATCTGCACGGTTTAACCTCTAGCAATAATCTGTCGGTAGACACAGCCACTTTAACCCCTTCCAACAACCTTGGTGGAAACAATGCATCTGAATTGTTGGCTCCAAGTAAAGCAGAGCAAACATTGCTTCCTAGTCTGGATGTTGTGGGACAACAAGAAGGCAGTAAAGTGGTGACTCAGTTTGTGTTCTCCAACTCTCCTGGAAGTTACAGTGCACAGAAAGAAACTGATCTGAGCACGGTGACTGGCAGCTCCTTTCTG GAGAGTAGCGGGTCTGCAAGAACAGATTATCGAGCTATTCAGCTTGccaagaagagaaaacagaaaggaaatgggagtgaCTTAG GAACCCCTGACTGtggtgggagaaaaggaaaaggtgatAAAGTTAATTCTTCTAGTCATGGGAATCGGTTGTGCCATAATGTTTTGCCAAATGGAAGCCTCACTATGAGAGACTCATCAGCTACACAGTTTGTTCAAATTCAGCTGCTTCAG GATGATTCCCCAGGAGAGGGAGATCTGCCCTTTCAACTTAGTTCTCAGTCCTCCTCTTCACATTCTCAGCTGACAGTGGACTTACCAGTTCATATCCTTCAG GAGCCACAGAACTCTGCTGAAGAGGATGCTAGTTCTGATAACTCTCAGTTTACAGGAAGCACCATTAACCTACAAGACCTTGAGTGA